The Nonlabens spongiae genome contains a region encoding:
- a CDS encoding N-acetyltransferase, giving the protein MQILLREQEKKGYALAKESRERMGTMTYVLDERENIVIEHTIIADNNTNPMLGLRLLELIVDLARRNEVKIIPQCPFARALMQRKTEWHDVLQTPKT; this is encoded by the coding sequence ATGCAAATTTTACTGCGGGAACAGGAAAAAAAGGGGTACGCACTGGCCAAGGAATCTCGAGAGCGCATGGGTACGATGACCTACGTGCTCGACGAGAGGGAAAATATCGTGATTGAACATACGATCATTGCCGATAACAATACTAATCCCATGCTGGGACTGCGCCTGCTGGAACTGATCGTGGATCTCGCAAGACGCAACGAGGTAAAGATAATTCCGCAATGCCCTTTTGCACGAGCCCTTATGCAACGTAAAACCGAATGGCACGATGTGCTGCAAACTCCCAAAACCTAA
- a CDS encoding glycoside hydrolase family 31 protein, with the protein MITNTEVSRSGNQFPGKVTGYDHVVDTIHFHSDNGVILRLQVFRDSVLRFTYGTGGTMMPDFSYAVDEDTNRGYNKLEVEEHHSFYQITTSKVVCKINKSDLRSRIFDLNGKIICEDELGFHFEESYENGGEVVKMSKKAQPGESYYGLGDKPADNNMRAKRFELWGTDQYAFGKHTDPLYKNIPFYIGLQNKVAYGIFFDNTFRSFFDFAQERHHVTSFWAHGGNMDYYFIYGPQVESVVSAYTELTGKPEMPPLWALGYHQCKWSYYPESNVKEIAAKFRELQIPCDAIYLDIDYMDGFRCFTWDNEKFPNPTQMIADLKADGFKTIAIIDPGIKVDPEYSVYKEAMEKDYFCKRADGPFMKGKVWPGQCYFPDYTNPEVREWWAGLFKGLIADNKLSGIWNDMNEPAVMEVPNKTFPDDVRHDFDGHPCSHRKAHNIYGAQMARATYEGVKKYIYPKRPFVITRSAYSGTQRYTSSWFGDNVATWEHLSIANIQAQRMSLSGMGFAGSDIGGFAEQPTGELFARWIALGVFHPFCRVHSSGDHGDQEPWTFDENVTNITRKFVELRYKLLPYLYTMFWQYAEEGIPMLKSLFVYDQEDSQTHYRNDEFLFGDKILVCPVQEPNAKGRRMYIPRGEWYNYWTRKIVNGGREEWVDADIDEIPLFVKSGSIIPRYPVQQYVGEKNIEFLTLDTYFKLGSEKSIIYEDANDGYDYKKGRYSLRNLSFKGKEKEIVISQFKDGKFITEYETVRFNFIGLPFEIDFVEVDNVKMDLDELRYDIASQTMYVDKNFNELHIVGK; encoded by the coding sequence ATGATTACCAATACAGAAGTAAGTAGGTCGGGAAATCAGTTCCCAGGGAAGGTGACGGGATATGATCATGTGGTAGATACCATTCATTTTCATTCAGATAATGGTGTGATCTTGCGATTACAGGTCTTTAGAGACAGCGTTTTACGATTTACTTACGGGACTGGCGGGACCATGATGCCCGATTTTTCTTATGCTGTAGATGAAGATACTAACCGTGGTTACAACAAACTTGAAGTTGAAGAACACCATTCCTTTTACCAGATCACAACGTCAAAAGTGGTTTGTAAGATCAATAAATCTGATTTAAGATCTCGCATATTTGACCTAAATGGAAAAATTATTTGCGAGGATGAACTCGGTTTTCATTTTGAAGAAAGTTACGAGAATGGAGGCGAGGTGGTTAAAATGTCTAAAAAAGCTCAACCGGGAGAGAGCTATTATGGTCTAGGCGATAAACCAGCCGATAATAATATGCGTGCCAAGCGCTTTGAGCTTTGGGGAACCGATCAATATGCTTTTGGAAAACATACTGATCCACTTTATAAAAACATTCCGTTTTATATAGGTCTTCAAAACAAGGTGGCTTACGGTATCTTCTTTGACAATACATTCCGCAGCTTTTTTGACTTTGCACAAGAGCGCCATCATGTAACGAGTTTCTGGGCTCATGGAGGTAATATGGATTATTATTTTATTTATGGTCCACAGGTTGAAAGTGTGGTAAGTGCTTATACAGAGCTTACCGGTAAACCTGAGATGCCACCGCTTTGGGCGCTGGGCTACCACCAGTGTAAATGGTCGTATTATCCAGAAAGTAATGTGAAGGAGATTGCAGCCAAATTCCGCGAGTTGCAAATTCCCTGCGATGCGATCTATCTGGATATTGATTATATGGATGGATTTAGGTGTTTTACTTGGGATAACGAGAAGTTTCCCAATCCCACTCAAATGATTGCCGACCTAAAAGCGGATGGGTTTAAAACCATTGCGATCATCGATCCAGGTATCAAAGTAGATCCAGAATATAGTGTCTATAAAGAGGCCATGGAAAAAGACTATTTCTGTAAACGTGCAGATGGTCCTTTTATGAAAGGCAAGGTATGGCCGGGACAGTGCTACTTCCCAGATTATACAAATCCTGAGGTACGCGAGTGGTGGGCTGGACTTTTCAAAGGTCTTATTGCAGATAATAAGCTCTCCGGAATATGGAACGATATGAACGAGCCAGCGGTGATGGAAGTGCCTAACAAGACTTTTCCAGATGATGTGCGCCATGATTTTGATGGGCATCCCTGCTCGCATAGAAAAGCCCACAACATTTATGGAGCTCAAATGGCGCGCGCAACCTATGAAGGTGTAAAAAAATACATCTATCCCAAAAGGCCGTTTGTTATCACAAGATCAGCATATTCAGGGACACAACGTTATACCTCTAGCTGGTTTGGCGATAATGTGGCAACTTGGGAACACTTAAGTATTGCCAATATCCAAGCACAGCGCATGTCTCTTTCTGGGATGGGTTTTGCCGGCTCAGACATAGGCGGTTTTGCAGAGCAGCCTACGGGTGAGCTTTTTGCTAGATGGATAGCTCTAGGCGTTTTTCATCCATTTTGTAGAGTGCATTCTAGCGGTGACCACGGCGATCAAGAGCCTTGGACCTTTGATGAAAATGTCACAAACATTACCCGCAAGTTTGTAGAATTGCGATACAAACTGCTGCCCTATCTATATACCATGTTCTGGCAATATGCAGAGGAGGGCATCCCGATGCTCAAATCTCTATTTGTTTATGATCAGGAAGATTCACAAACTCATTACCGCAACGACGAGTTCTTATTTGGTGATAAGATCCTTGTCTGTCCAGTTCAAGAACCTAATGCCAAAGGTCGTAGGATGTACATCCCGAGAGGGGAGTGGTATAACTACTGGACACGTAAAATTGTAAACGGCGGTCGAGAGGAATGGGTAGATGCTGATATCGATGAGATTCCACTGTTTGTGAAATCCGGTTCCATTATTCCTCGATACCCTGTGCAGCAGTATGTAGGAGAGAAAAACATCGAGTTTTTGACGCTGGACACCTATTTCAAGCTTGGATCAGAAAAAAGCATCATCTATGAAGATGCAAACGATGGTTACGATTATAAAAAAGGTAGGTACAGTTTACGCAACCTCTCTTTTAAAGGTAAAGAGAAAGAGATCGTAATCTCTCAATTCAAAGATGGTAAGTTCATTACCGAGTATGAAACAGTACGATTTAATTTCATCGGCTTGCCTTTTGAAATTGATTTTGTCGAGGTTGATAACGTGAAGATGGATCTGGATGAATTGCGTTATGACATTGCTTCACAAACCATGTATGTAGATAAAAACTTCAATGAGTTGCACATTGTTGGAAAGTAA
- a CDS encoding DUF4136 domain-containing protein encodes MYEIFQIFVDVVISYPAIKPTGDNLNKYSTFSYLPNAAIHMPDQSQNDKVNTLVIQKINERMMDAGYRLDRSDPDLLILVSTKEYENTETDTDPVYARYGAYNRSGLRVKSYYNNFYYQGNNTVPTVVRYNTDTYNYKEGTINVQLVERFK; translated from the coding sequence ATATATGAAATCTTTCAAATTTTTGTCGATGTCGTTATTTCATATCCTGCTATAAAACCTACCGGTGACAACCTCAATAAGTACAGCACTTTTTCCTATTTGCCTAATGCAGCCATTCATATGCCCGATCAATCTCAAAATGATAAAGTCAATACACTTGTGATACAGAAGATTAATGAACGCATGATGGACGCGGGATATCGTTTAGATCGCTCAGATCCCGATTTATTAATTCTGGTCAGCACAAAGGAGTATGAAAACACAGAGACTGATACTGATCCAGTCTATGCACGTTATGGAGCATATAATCGGTCAGGCTTGCGAGTCAAATCATACTACAACAATTTTTATTACCAAGGAAATAATACAGTCCCAACTGTTGTGAGATATAATACAGATACTTACAATTATAAAGAAGGGACCATTAACGTTCAACTGGTCGAGCGCTTCAAATGA